In Trichocoleus sp. FACHB-46, the following proteins share a genomic window:
- a CDS encoding ribonuclease HII codes for MQAKQLKLLEAPDFLYTQELIAGVDEVGRGALFGPVVAAAVILPPNKLSSLVQVGVADSKQLSSGQRQQLAGHIRTVAIACQIGLASVAEIDRLNILQASLLAMHRAISKLQVQPSLCLIDGNQKIPRLAIAQQTLVKGDQNSVAIAAASIVAKVSRDQFIARLAAHYPAYDLLANKGYGTTRHRQALQRLGPSPLHRRSFAPCRVRESSTASVLEAIAPTCTQLEL; via the coding sequence ATGCAGGCTAAGCAGCTTAAACTTCTAGAAGCACCAGATTTCCTTTACACTCAGGAACTGATTGCTGGTGTGGATGAAGTAGGCCGAGGCGCTTTATTTGGGCCTGTGGTAGCGGCAGCCGTGATTTTGCCACCTAACAAACTTTCGTCTCTAGTTCAGGTGGGTGTTGCCGATAGCAAACAACTGTCGAGCGGGCAGAGACAACAATTAGCGGGTCACATTCGGACAGTTGCGATCGCCTGTCAAATCGGCCTTGCTTCTGTGGCCGAAATTGATCGACTCAACATCTTGCAAGCTTCGCTGTTAGCCATGCACAGAGCTATCTCGAAGTTACAAGTTCAGCCAAGCTTGTGTTTGATTGATGGTAATCAAAAAATTCCGAGGCTAGCCATTGCTCAACAGACCTTAGTCAAAGGCGACCAAAACTCGGTTGCGATCGCGGCAGCTAGCATTGTTGCCAAGGTTTCGCGAGATCAATTCATTGCTCGTTTAGCAGCTCATTATCCAGCTTACGATCTGCTGGCTAACAAAGGATATGGGACTACTCGACATCGCCAAGCTTTGCAGCGGCTAGGACCTTCTCCCTTGCACCGCCGTTCGTTTGCTCCTTGTCGGGTGCGCGAGTCTAGCACTGCGTCCGTACTTGAGGCGATCGCGCCCACCTGCACTCAATTAGAACTTTAA
- a CDS encoding CPBP family intramembrane glutamic endopeptidase, with the protein MKLHLTRLAHYPAPIRLAIFVVSLLLVWLPVAGPIYWLLDDQNLISILTLTLLYVEFILLARFWGRRVYQDTTILQSYGLKLSRQNGLELLGGLGIGVCSLLGMFLVKGALGWLNWRSPSVFLLQIILEGLLVSLGIGFAEELFFRGWLLHELERDYRPTTALGVASTVFALAHFIKPIAEIRRTWINFPALVLLGLALGWAKRATHAKASLDEPSDRARPRFQGQLGLPTGLHTGLVWGYYIINVGGLIRYSNRIPEWITGIDSNPLAGAIGILCLSLIALGMNLAARRRQAIAKR; encoded by the coding sequence TTGAAGCTCCATCTGACTCGCCTAGCTCATTATCCTGCCCCAATTCGCTTAGCAATTTTCGTAGTCTCCCTGCTGCTGGTTTGGCTACCTGTAGCAGGGCCGATTTATTGGTTGCTAGATGATCAGAATCTGATTAGCATTCTGACTCTGACATTGCTGTACGTCGAGTTTATTTTGCTAGCGCGGTTCTGGGGGCGACGGGTTTACCAAGACACAACCATTCTGCAAAGTTATGGCCTAAAGCTTTCGCGACAAAACGGGCTAGAGCTGCTGGGGGGTTTGGGGATAGGCGTATGCAGCTTGTTAGGGATGTTTTTAGTTAAAGGAGCGCTAGGGTGGCTAAATTGGCGATCGCCTTCTGTGTTTCTGCTTCAAATCATTTTGGAAGGGTTGCTGGTTTCTTTAGGAATTGGGTTTGCGGAAGAACTATTTTTTCGCGGTTGGTTGTTACATGAGTTAGAGCGAGATTATCGACCCACTACAGCACTTGGGGTTGCTAGTACCGTATTTGCTCTGGCCCACTTCATCAAACCGATCGCTGAAATTCGCCGCACTTGGATCAACTTTCCCGCTTTAGTGTTGCTCGGTTTAGCTTTGGGTTGGGCTAAGCGAGCAACTCACGCCAAAGCAAGTTTAGATGAACCATCTGATCGAGCCCGACCTCGTTTTCAAGGTCAGCTAGGGCTACCTACTGGCTTACATACAGGACTAGTTTGGGGCTACTACATCATTAATGTTGGTGGGTTAATTCGCTACTCTAACCGCATCCCAGAGTGGATTACAGGGATTGATAGCAATCCTCTAGCTGGAGCAATAGGAATTTTGTGCTTGAGCTTGATTGCCCTAGGCATGAATCTAGCGGCTAGAAGACGGCAAGCGATCGCCAAACGCTAA
- a CDS encoding TIGR03960 family B12-binding radical SAM protein, with protein sequence MAVAIEELLTPEILRPARYLGNELGAFHKGWDSASVRWVLTYPEIYEVGASNLGHIILYNILNTQPRQLCDRAYLPAPDLASKLRSTQTSLFAVESRRSLTDFDILGFSLSYELGATNILEMLDLASIPLTWRERATTEPWNVQQGSYPLIFAGGQTATSNPEPYAEFFDFIALGDGEELLPEIGLVLEEGKAVGLNREQLLLDLAQVPGVYVPQFYDMAADGSVHPNRPGVPERVLRRVAVPLPAYSIGLVPYVQTVHDRLTIEVRRGCTRGCRFCQPGMLTRPARDVEPEQVVEAIEQGMRATGYNEFSLLSLSCSDYLALPAVGVEIKNRLKDENISLSLPSQRVDRFDENIANMIGGTRQMGLTFAPEAGTQRLRDIINKGLTNEELLRGVKTAHDQGWDKVKLYFMIGLPGETDADVIGIVETVRWLQQECRSKGRKSLSFNLTISNFTPKPHTPFQWHSVSTTEFERKQALLREEFRRIRGLKVNFTDVRISAMEDFVGRGDRRLSAVVRRAWELGAGMDSWWESLERAFGAWTQAIAEAGLSWKYRQVEQGEWSLMAINESVAHELASGAPSADDPMVSNDYTDARLDAPLPWDHLDTGIDKKWLKEDLLRALATAIVPDCSFEGCSHCGVCGPDFGHNVAIAPPPIPDFQGHFTPNQERSQRIRVWFGKQGDMALVSHLDLVRLWDRIIRRAALPIAFTGGFHPMPRISIANALPLGATSAGEIVDFELTKPVDVDVFQQKLTACLPADIPIYRAEVVDLKTPSATQLLEQAEYWITVTVAGDEELASLSYPPPEQWQAWINAIKAQDTIAWEQTTKSGKVQTINLRDRLFELALMPAHPELGEAAIVLRFVGSCRNDGTLLKPEQVLYMLEQVSQRELRLLHTHRNQLGLATSAQ encoded by the coding sequence GTGGCAGTTGCAATCGAAGAATTACTGACTCCTGAAATTTTGCGACCAGCCCGCTACCTGGGCAATGAGCTGGGAGCTTTCCATAAAGGTTGGGACAGCGCCTCGGTACGCTGGGTGCTGACATATCCAGAAATCTATGAGGTAGGTGCGTCTAACTTAGGCCACATCATCCTCTACAACATTCTCAACACCCAACCTCGGCAGCTATGCGATCGCGCTTATTTGCCTGCGCCAGATTTGGCAAGTAAGCTACGCAGTACCCAAACGTCGTTGTTTGCTGTAGAGTCGCGGCGATCGCTGACTGATTTTGATATCTTGGGCTTCAGCCTCAGCTACGAGCTAGGGGCTACCAATATTTTAGAAATGCTTGATTTGGCAAGTATCCCGCTGACCTGGCGAGAACGAGCCACAACAGAACCTTGGAACGTCCAACAAGGTAGTTACCCGCTGATTTTTGCGGGTGGGCAAACGGCTACCTCTAACCCAGAGCCTTACGCAGAATTTTTCGATTTTATTGCTTTAGGCGATGGTGAAGAACTGTTGCCCGAAATTGGCCTAGTTCTAGAAGAAGGCAAAGCGGTAGGGCTAAACCGAGAACAACTACTTCTAGATCTGGCTCAGGTTCCGGGAGTCTACGTACCCCAGTTCTACGATATGGCGGCGGATGGTTCGGTGCATCCCAATCGTCCCGGTGTGCCCGAGCGCGTTTTACGGCGGGTTGCTGTGCCGCTTCCAGCTTATTCGATTGGCTTGGTGCCTTACGTCCAAACGGTTCACGATCGCCTCACCATTGAGGTACGCCGTGGTTGCACCCGTGGCTGCCGCTTTTGTCAACCGGGAATGCTGACTCGCCCAGCTAGAGACGTAGAACCCGAACAGGTGGTAGAGGCGATCGAGCAAGGGATGCGAGCTACAGGCTATAACGAGTTTTCCTTATTGTCTTTGAGTTGTTCCGATTATTTAGCGCTGCCTGCCGTAGGTGTGGAGATTAAGAATCGGCTCAAAGATGAAAATATCTCTCTTTCTTTGCCGAGCCAGCGCGTCGATCGCTTTGACGAAAATATTGCCAACATGATTGGCGGTACGCGCCAAATGGGGCTGACCTTTGCCCCGGAAGCAGGAACGCAACGCCTCCGCGACATTATTAATAAAGGTTTAACCAACGAAGAACTACTGCGAGGCGTGAAAACTGCCCACGACCAAGGTTGGGATAAGGTCAAGCTTTACTTCATGATTGGCTTGCCAGGTGAGACCGATGCTGATGTGATTGGTATTGTCGAAACCGTGCGTTGGTTGCAGCAAGAATGCCGCAGCAAGGGCCGCAAATCCCTCAGCTTCAATCTGACCATTTCCAACTTCACTCCTAAGCCCCACACGCCTTTCCAATGGCACTCGGTTTCAACTACGGAATTTGAGCGCAAACAAGCCTTACTCCGGGAGGAGTTCCGGCGCATTCGGGGGTTAAAGGTTAACTTCACCGATGTTCGAATTTCGGCGATGGAAGATTTTGTGGGTCGGGGCGATCGCCGTCTATCTGCTGTCGTGCGGCGAGCTTGGGAACTAGGCGCAGGGATGGATTCCTGGTGGGAAAGCCTAGAGCGTGCGTTTGGGGCTTGGACTCAGGCGATCGCTGAGGCAGGCTTGTCTTGGAAATACCGCCAAGTGGAGCAAGGCGAATGGAGCCTCATGGCAATAAATGAGTCGGTTGCTCATGAACTCGCTTCTGGGGCCCCCAGTGCAGACGATCCGATGGTTAGCAATGATTATACAGACGCACGCTTAGACGCTCCACTGCCTTGGGACCACCTCGATACTGGCATTGATAAAAAGTGGCTCAAAGAAGACTTGCTACGGGCTTTAGCAACAGCGATCGTGCCCGACTGCTCGTTTGAAGGCTGCTCTCACTGTGGGGTTTGTGGGCCAGACTTTGGTCATAACGTGGCGATCGCACCGCCGCCCATCCCTGATTTTCAAGGTCACTTCACGCCGAATCAAGAGCGCTCGCAACGAATCCGGGTTTGGTTTGGCAAACAAGGCGACATGGCTTTGGTCAGCCACTTGGACTTGGTGCGGCTTTGGGATCGAATCATCCGCCGGGCTGCACTACCGATTGCCTTTACGGGTGGCTTTCACCCCATGCCTCGCATTTCCATCGCCAATGCGCTGCCTTTGGGTGCCACAAGTGCTGGAGAAATCGTTGACTTCGAATTGACTAAGCCCGTTGATGTGGATGTCTTTCAACAAAAGCTGACTGCTTGTCTGCCCGCTGACATTCCAATCTACCGCGCGGAAGTCGTGGATCTCAAAACGCCCTCGGCCACGCAGTTGCTAGAGCAAGCTGAATACTGGATTACAGTCACGGTTGCTGGGGATGAAGAACTAGCGAGTCTTAGCTACCCCCCTCCTGAGCAGTGGCAAGCTTGGATTAACGCAATTAAAGCTCAAGATACGATTGCTTGGGAACAGACAACCAAATCTGGCAAAGTGCAAACCATCAACTTGCGCGATCGCTTGTTTGAGCTAGCGTTGATGCCTGCTCATCCAGAGTTAGGCGAGGCTGCAATCGTCCTACGCTTTGTAGGTAGCTGCCGTAACGATGGCACTTTGCTGAAACCAGAGCAGGTGCTTTATATGTTGGAACAGGTATCTCAAAGAGAGTTACGGCTCTTACATACCCACCGCAATCAACTCGGTTTGGCCACGTCAGCTCAGTAA
- a CDS encoding STAS domain-containing protein, protein MKTVLLQPQVTVVQPQGHINASNSVELQQQLTTAVSSRQPQVVLIDMSKVESLDSTGLMTLVSALSSAQRFNHRFSLCCMSAPIRIIFELTQLDRVFEIFEDRASFEAAIAVTA, encoded by the coding sequence ATGAAAACTGTTCTGCTTCAGCCTCAAGTTACAGTGGTGCAGCCTCAAGGCCATATCAATGCTTCAAATTCCGTTGAGTTGCAGCAGCAACTAACGACCGCTGTCTCCTCTCGACAACCTCAAGTCGTGTTGATTGACATGAGCAAGGTAGAGTCTTTAGATAGCACAGGGCTGATGACCTTAGTGTCTGCTCTCAGCTCGGCTCAACGCTTCAACCACCGCTTTAGCCTTTGCTGTATGTCTGCTCCTATCCGGATTATTTTTGAGTTGACTCAGCTCGATCGCGTATTTGAAATCTTTGAGGATCGAGCTTCCTTTGAAGCAGCGATCGCCGTTACTGCTTAG
- a CDS encoding Rne/Rng family ribonuclease, whose product MPKQIIIAEQHRIAAVFSEDQIQELIVATGSHQISDVYLGVVENVLPGIDAAFVNIGDSERNGFIHVTDLGPLRLRRSAASITELLAPQQKVLVQVMKEPTGNKGPRLTGNITLPGRYLVLMPYGKGVNLSRRIRNENERNRLRALAILIKPAGMGLLVRTEAEGMAEEAILEDLEALQKQWESILQEASSTRAPALLNRDDDFIQRVLRDTYSGEVNRIVVDSHTGLKRVKQHLINWSGGRSPQGVLIDQHRDRISVLEYFRVNAAIREALKPRVDLPSGGYIIIEPTEALTVIDVNSGSFTRSATARETVLWTNCEAATEIARQLRLRNLAGVIIVDFIDMDTRRDQMQVLEHFNKALKSDKARPQIAQLSELGLVELTRKRQGQNIYELFGRTCQTCGGLGHTVHLPGEVPQYDADVAERSGTFGMRESAAPSTELRVRIREPINREPINRELINREPINREPLNPEPATFSPWEGRSDDLEFDSGSDPLEPDLMNHPNYQERGGPGNNRRRRRRRIGITLGEGEVAPKGPINPREIIPAKTIAVKAEFIAEAETVSPLEDFPVIVPKEAESERPERVKTTKREFIKPVVEPPEVVTVEMTPEEQDVFALMGISPLVLVNREVKDPKSTIIQVTLPGEAPPVPSAPVTPTENGATSSSAVEFASPRSAEVPRVAPPVRNTPATVETAPPTVSPVSEDVVEPLQSEINEAEVIPVTTEAEEDNLGPARRRRRRSSAADASNKAES is encoded by the coding sequence ATGCCAAAACAAATTATTATCGCTGAGCAGCATCGCATCGCTGCTGTTTTTTCTGAAGATCAAATCCAAGAGTTGATTGTTGCCACAGGTAGCCATCAGATTAGTGATGTGTACCTGGGTGTCGTTGAGAATGTTTTACCTGGCATTGACGCTGCCTTTGTGAACATCGGCGATTCTGAGCGGAATGGCTTCATCCATGTGACAGACCTAGGCCCACTGCGCTTAAGGCGCTCCGCCGCTTCCATTACGGAACTATTGGCTCCCCAGCAAAAAGTCTTAGTTCAGGTAATGAAAGAGCCGACAGGCAACAAAGGGCCTCGACTCACAGGGAATATCACACTGCCAGGACGCTACTTGGTCTTGATGCCCTACGGTAAAGGGGTGAACCTCTCGCGACGGATTCGCAACGAAAACGAGCGCAACCGTTTGAGAGCCCTCGCCATCTTAATTAAACCTGCTGGGATGGGGTTGCTGGTCAGAACTGAAGCAGAAGGAATGGCTGAAGAAGCGATTCTGGAAGATTTAGAAGCACTCCAAAAGCAGTGGGAGTCTATTTTACAAGAAGCTAGCTCCACTAGAGCCCCTGCGTTGCTGAACCGCGATGATGACTTCATTCAGCGGGTGTTGCGAGATACGTACAGTGGTGAGGTGAATCGGATTGTCGTAGATTCTCACACTGGTCTCAAGCGGGTGAAGCAGCACTTGATCAACTGGAGCGGTGGGCGATCGCCGCAGGGGGTATTGATTGATCAGCATCGCGATCGCATTTCTGTCTTAGAGTACTTCCGAGTTAATGCTGCAATTCGCGAAGCTCTGAAGCCCAGAGTTGACTTGCCTTCCGGTGGCTATATCATCATCGAGCCGACTGAGGCTTTGACTGTCATTGACGTGAACTCTGGCTCGTTCACGCGATCGGCCACAGCCCGCGAGACTGTACTTTGGACCAACTGCGAAGCTGCAACTGAAATTGCGCGTCAACTCCGCCTGCGTAATCTGGCTGGTGTAATCATTGTTGACTTCATCGACATGGATACTCGGCGGGACCAAATGCAAGTTCTGGAGCACTTTAACAAAGCGTTGAAATCAGACAAAGCCAGACCTCAAATCGCCCAACTGTCAGAGCTAGGCTTGGTTGAACTGACCCGGAAGCGTCAGGGTCAAAATATTTATGAACTGTTTGGTCGCACTTGCCAAACTTGTGGCGGTTTAGGGCACACGGTTCATTTACCCGGAGAAGTGCCTCAATACGACGCTGATGTAGCAGAGCGATCGGGCACCTTTGGGATGAGAGAATCTGCCGCTCCTAGTACAGAGCTGCGTGTGCGAATTCGCGAGCCAATCAATCGGGAGCCAATCAATCGCGAACTGATTAACAGAGAACCGATTAACAGAGAACCCCTGAATCCTGAACCCGCTACCTTTAGTCCTTGGGAGGGACGGAGTGATGACTTAGAGTTTGACAGTGGCAGCGATCCGCTAGAGCCAGATTTGATGAACCATCCCAATTATCAGGAGCGGGGTGGTCCTGGTAACAACCGTCGCCGTCGCCGTCGGCGGATTGGCATCACTTTAGGTGAAGGGGAAGTTGCTCCCAAGGGACCAATTAATCCTAGAGAGATTATTCCGGCTAAAACGATCGCAGTTAAGGCGGAGTTTATTGCTGAAGCCGAAACAGTGTCTCCTTTAGAGGACTTTCCCGTCATTGTCCCCAAGGAAGCTGAATCTGAAAGACCAGAGCGGGTAAAAACTACCAAGCGAGAGTTTATTAAGCCCGTTGTTGAACCTCCTGAAGTTGTCACCGTTGAGATGACGCCAGAAGAACAGGATGTGTTTGCGTTAATGGGTATTTCCCCCTTGGTTTTAGTGAACCGAGAAGTCAAAGACCCTAAATCTACGATTATTCAGGTTACTTTGCCTGGAGAAGCACCGCCTGTACCGAGCGCACCTGTTACTCCGACCGAGAATGGCGCGACTTCCTCGTCGGCTGTCGAATTTGCTTCCCCTCGCTCTGCTGAAGTGCCGCGGGTTGCTCCTCCGGTTAGAAACACCCCAGCTACTGTAGAAACTGCACCTCCAACAGTCTCACCCGTCTCGGAGGATGTAGTAGAACCGCTTCAGTCTGAGATAAATGAGGCTGAGGTAATACCTGTTACTACCGAAGCGGAGGAAGATAACCTAGGACCGGCTCGGCGTCGGCGTCGGCGCTCCTCTGCTGCTGACGCTTCCAACAAGGCTGAAAGCTAG
- a CDS encoding pentapeptide repeat-containing protein — MDIESIRSGQLKQLAGVNLEDEDLSNLDLSGINLAGASLVGVNFNRTKLARARLDGANLIGAQLVGADLRTNLLGANLMQADLTGADLRGSNLRGANLMRAKLTQTIFTGAFLSGANLVGVNLQGVDLRSADLRGANLSGANLQGANLSQADLQGALLSEANLEEADLQGANLAGANLSGANLLCAELKDANLNGVNLASTCLLGTALDALAPAAQNR; from the coding sequence ATGGACATTGAGTCAATTCGCTCTGGGCAGTTGAAGCAGCTGGCGGGAGTTAATCTGGAAGATGAAGACCTCTCTAACCTGGATCTAAGTGGAATTAACTTAGCAGGTGCGTCTTTAGTGGGGGTTAACTTTAATCGCACTAAGCTAGCGAGAGCGCGTTTGGACGGTGCCAACTTAATTGGGGCGCAATTGGTAGGGGCAGATTTGCGGACTAATCTGCTAGGGGCCAATCTGATGCAGGCGGATCTCACAGGGGCAGACCTCCGAGGCAGCAACCTGCGAGGCGCTAACTTAATGCGGGCTAAGCTAACTCAGACCATTTTCACAGGTGCTTTTCTCAGCGGGGCCAACTTGGTTGGCGTGAATTTGCAAGGAGTGGACTTGCGGAGTGCCGACTTGCGAGGCGCTAACCTAAGTGGAGCCAATCTGCAAGGCGCTAACCTGAGTCAAGCCGATTTACAAGGAGCTTTACTGAGTGAAGCGAACTTAGAAGAAGCCGACTTACAAGGCGCTAATTTGGCAGGAGCTAACTTGAGCGGGGCTAACTTGCTCTGTGCTGAACTCAAAGATGCCAACTTGAATGGTGTGAATTTGGCAAGCACTTGCTTATTAGGAACTGCATTGGATGCCCTGGCACCTGCGGCTCAGAATCGATAA
- the clpS gene encoding ATP-dependent Clp protease adapter ClpS, whose product MSVETIEQRSTARKLAPRYRVLLHNDDYNSMEYVVQTLIHTVPSLTQPQAVSIMMEAHSNGMALVITCAQEHAEFYSETLKTHGLSSTIEPDE is encoded by the coding sequence ATGTCTGTCGAGACCATTGAACAACGTTCAACGGCCCGTAAGCTTGCACCACGCTACCGGGTTTTACTGCACAACGATGACTACAACTCTATGGAGTATGTGGTGCAGACCTTGATACATACAGTTCCTAGCCTGACTCAGCCACAGGCGGTTAGCATCATGATGGAAGCCCACAGCAATGGCATGGCTCTAGTCATTACCTGTGCCCAAGAGCATGCTGAGTTCTATAGCGAAACTCTCAAAACGCACGGCCTTAGTAGCACAATTGAGCCAGACGAGTAA
- a CDS encoding DUF1997 domain-containing protein, whose protein sequence is MNSNSTFTYPHMYTRFVASQGVEIAVPEQPIPIQHYLRQPQRLVNALADPSRVELLTEECFRLKMRPLSFMNLSIQPTVDMRVWADSDGTVHLESIACEIRGVEYINQRFRLNLAGQLSPVLLYGVTHLKGQANLEVNVELPPPFSFMPRPLLEATGNGLLKSVLLTIKQRLMHQLLSDYRRWVQAQAARPTAPPATLPINSPTT, encoded by the coding sequence GTGAATAGCAACAGCACCTTTACTTATCCTCACATGTACACTCGCTTCGTAGCATCCCAAGGGGTGGAAATCGCTGTTCCAGAACAGCCTATTCCCATTCAACACTATTTACGCCAACCTCAACGCCTCGTGAATGCATTAGCCGACCCTAGTCGAGTTGAGCTACTAACAGAAGAGTGCTTCCGCTTAAAGATGCGTCCTCTGTCCTTCATGAACCTAAGCATTCAACCCACTGTTGACATGAGAGTATGGGCTGACAGTGACGGAACCGTACATCTAGAGTCTATTGCCTGCGAGATTCGGGGAGTGGAATACATCAATCAACGATTTAGACTCAATCTCGCAGGCCAACTCTCTCCAGTGTTGTTGTATGGAGTCACTCACCTAAAAGGGCAGGCAAATTTAGAGGTTAACGTAGAGCTGCCGCCACCTTTTTCATTCATGCCTCGCCCATTACTCGAAGCTACAGGTAATGGTCTATTGAAAAGTGTATTGCTCACCATCAAACAAAGATTAATGCATCAGCTGTTGTCAGATTATCGACGCTGGGTTCAGGCTCAAGCGGCAAGACCAACAGCACCACCCGCTACTTTGCCCATCAATAGCCCGACAACCTAG
- a CDS encoding N-acetyltransferase family protein yields MALIFSFIQKKAEFDRNIGAFSGNLQTSEEKIYKTLFGVVPFSYILFAELSGCEVGFALYGFRYSSFAGQPSIWLDDLYVDEAMRSQGIGVALMTRLAQISQENDCTHLAWNADARNIRGLSFYHRLGADITEQHGHRCFLRWVP; encoded by the coding sequence GTGGCACTAATTTTCTCGTTCATTCAGAAGAAGGCAGAATTTGATCGAAATATCGGTGCTTTTTCCGGTAACTTGCAGACCTCCGAAGAAAAAATATACAAAACACTTTTTGGCGTAGTTCCCTTTTCTTACATCTTGTTCGCAGAGCTTTCAGGATGTGAAGTCGGCTTTGCCCTGTATGGATTCAGATACTCATCGTTTGCGGGTCAACCCAGTATTTGGCTCGACGATCTGTATGTAGATGAGGCGATGAGAAGCCAAGGTATAGGTGTGGCGTTAATGACTCGTCTAGCTCAAATTTCTCAGGAAAATGACTGTACTCATCTTGCCTGGAATGCTGATGCTCGCAATATTCGCGGACTTAGTTTCTATCACCGACTGGGTGCAGATATTACAGAGCAACACGGTCATCGATGTTTCCTCAGGTGGGTTCCGTAA
- the pheA gene encoding prephenate dehydratase — translation MAVSIAHLGPSGTNAETAALAFSHHLTQSTGQSTLLCPYSNIGQTLRAVAQGDTQMAVVPVENSIEGIVTITLDTLWQFDQLQIQQALVLPIVHALLSRAKNLETIKTVYSHPQALAQCQEWLEKFLPNAQLIANNSTTEALQLLDDDPTIGAIASPRAAQLYNLPMLAHPINDYPGNCTRFWVLSLDSAPSGTHTSLGFSVAANVPGALVKPLQVLAERGINLSRIESRPTKRSLGDYLFFMDFEADLREPSVQAALVELKNYTETFKIFGSYSVKNIQLETLSSQI, via the coding sequence ATGGCGGTATCAATTGCGCATTTGGGGCCTTCTGGCACCAATGCCGAGACAGCAGCATTGGCTTTTTCGCACCATTTGACCCAATCGACAGGCCAATCTACCCTGCTTTGTCCCTACTCCAACATTGGGCAAACTCTGCGAGCTGTAGCTCAAGGCGACACCCAGATGGCAGTTGTACCCGTGGAGAACTCAATTGAAGGGATTGTCACAATTACATTAGATACACTTTGGCAGTTCGATCAATTGCAGATTCAGCAAGCCTTGGTTTTGCCAATTGTGCATGCGCTACTGTCAAGAGCAAAGAATTTAGAAACAATCAAGACGGTCTATTCTCATCCTCAAGCCTTGGCTCAGTGCCAGGAGTGGCTAGAAAAGTTTCTACCGAACGCCCAACTCATTGCTAACAATTCCACTACTGAAGCCTTGCAGCTTTTGGATGATGACCCCACCATTGGTGCGATCGCCTCTCCAAGAGCCGCCCAACTCTATAACTTGCCCATGTTGGCTCATCCCATTAATGACTACCCAGGCAATTGCACCCGCTTTTGGGTTTTGAGTTTAGATTCTGCCCCTAGTGGTACTCATACTTCGCTTGGGTTTAGTGTTGCGGCTAATGTACCTGGAGCTTTGGTAAAGCCTTTACAAGTTTTGGCCGAACGGGGAATCAATCTGAGTCGGATTGAATCGCGCCCCACTAAGCGATCGCTCGGTGACTATTTATTTTTTATGGATTTTGAAGCAGACTTGCGAGAACCGTCTGTTCAAGCTGCTTTAGTAGAACTAAAAAACTATACTGAAACTTTTAAAATCTTCGGTAGTTACTCGGTAAAAAATATTCAACTAGAGACTCTATCCTCGCAGATCTAA